ACCGACCCCGCCGGAGGCGATCCCGCGTGAACGACGCACTCGACGTCGCCGTCCGGCTGCTCATCGTCTTCGCCGTCTTCCTCGTGCTGCCGCTCGTCATCGGGCAGACCGAGCACAAGGTCATGGCCCATATGCAGGGGCGCCTCGGGCCCATGTACGCCGGTGGCTTCCACGGCTGGGCCCAGCTCGTCGCCGACGGCGTGAAGTTCGCGCAGAAGGAGGACGTGGTCCCGAAGGACGCGGACCGGCGGATCTTCCAGCTCGCGCCGGCCGTCGCCCTCCTCCCGTACCTCTTCGTCCTTGTCGCCATTCCGATCGGGCCCAGCGAGGGCGCCGTCGGTCAGGTCGTCGACGCCGGCATCTTCTTCGTGCTCGCCGTGATGGGCGTGGGCATCCTCGGCTCGCTCATGGCCGGCTGGGCCTCCGCCAACAAGTTCTCGCTGCTCGGCGCCCTCCGTACCGCCGCCCAGCTCCTCGCGTACGAGCTGCCGATGCTGCTCACCGCCGCCTCCGTCGCGATGGCCGCCGGCACCGTCTCGCTCCCCGGCATCCTGAACGCCTTCGAGTGGTGGTGGCTGCCCTGGCAGATCATCGGCGCGCTCGTGTTCTTCACCGCCGGTCTCGCGGAGCTCCAGCGGCCCCCGTTCGACATGCCGGTCGCCGACTCGGAGATCATCTTCGGCGCGTACACCGAGTACACCGGCCTCCGCTTCGCACTCTTCCTGCTCGCCGAGTACGCGGGCATCGTCGTCCTCTGCGGTCTCACCACCGTCCTCTTCCTCGGCGGCTGGCACGGCCCCTTCGGCGCCGACGGCCTCGGCTGGGTCTGGACCCTCCTCAAGACGGCCGTCCTCGCCTTCGTCGTGATCTGGCTGCGGGTGTCCTACCCGCGCCTGCGCGAGGACCAGCTCCAGAAGCTCGCCTGGACGACCCTCGTCCCGCTCGCGCTCGCGCAGATCGCGCTCACCGGCATCGTGAAGGTGGCGATCCAGTAACCATGGCTCCGATTCCCGGCTCCGGCCTCGCCAAGGGCCTCGCCGTCACCCTCCGCACGATGACGAAGAAGACCGTCACCGCGCAGTACCCCGACGTGCAGCCCGAGCTGCCGCCCCGCACCCGCGGGGTCATCGGCCTGTTCGAGGAGAACTGCACGGTCTGCATGCTCTGCGCCCGTGAGTGCCCCGACTGGTGCATCTACATCGACTCCCACAAGGAGACGGTGCCGCCCGCCGCCCCCGGCGGCCGCGAGCGCAGCCGGAACGTCCTCGACCGCTTCGCCATCGACTTCTCGCTCTGCATGTACTGCGGGATCTGCATCGAGGTCTGCCCCTTCGACGCGCTGTTCTGGTCGCCCGAGTTCGAGTACGCGGAGACCGACATCCACGAGCTCACCCACGAGCGCGACAAGCTCCGCGAGTGGATGTGGACGGTCCCCGAGCCGCCCGCGCTCGACCCGCACGCGGAGGAGCCGAAGGAGATCGCAGCGGCCCGCAAGGCGGCGGAGAAGGCGGCCGCCCAGGCCGCAGCCGAAGCCGAGGCCGCAGCTGCTGCCGAGGCCGCTGCCCAAGCCGAGGCCGCCACCCAGGCCCAGGCCCAGGCCCAAGCCGAGGCCGAGGCCGAGGCCGACGCCCAGGCCCAGGAGGACCAGCAGTGACCCTCGCAGCACAGGCCCACGGCTTCCTCTCGCCCACCGGCGTCGAGATCGCCTTCCTCCTCGTAGGCCTCGTCACCCTCGGCGCCGCCCTCGTCACCGTCACCACCCGCCAGCTGGTGCACGCCGCCCTCTGGCTGGTCGTGGCGCTCGGCGGGCTCGCCGTCGAGTACCTGCTCCTGACCGCCGAGTTCATCGCCTGGGTCCAGGTCCTCATCTACGTCGGTTCCGTCGTCGTCCTCCTCCTCTTCGGTCTCATGCTCACCAAGGCCCCCATCGGCCGCTCCCCGGACGCCGACTCCGGCAACCGGCCGGTCGCCCTCGCCGTCGCCCTGGCCGCCGCGGCCGCCCTCGTCTGGGTGGTCGTCGACGCCTTCCGCACGACCTGGATCGATCTGGACGGGCCCGCCCAGGGCTCCACGGGCGTGACCGGCGAGATCCTCTTCCAGCACTGGGTGCTGCCCTTCGAGGCGCTGTCGGTGCTGCTGCTCGCCGCTCTGGTCGGCGCGATCGTCCTCTCCCGGAAGAACAAGGAGGGCGAGCGCTGATGCACCTCGCCTACCCGGCCGTCCTCGCCGCCCTCCTCTTCGCCGTCGGTCTCTACGGTGTCCTCGCCCGCCGCAACGCGATCCTGGTCCTGATGTCCGTCGAGCTCATGCTCAACGCCGTCAACCTCAACCTGGTCGCCTTCGACGTCTGGCTCCGCGACGCCCTCCACGCCGGCCAGGCCCTCACCCTCTTCACCATCGCCGTCGCCGCCGCGGAGATCGGCATCGGTCTCGCGATCGTCCTGATGGTCCACCGCAACCGCGGCACCTCGGACGTCGACCGCCTCCGCGACACCAAGGAACAGCCGTCGGCCGAAGAACAGCCGTCCGCCGAGGAGAAGGCCGAGGCCGCCGCGTGACCACGACCACCCTCGCCGTCCTCGTCCCCCTCCTTCCCTTCCTCGGCTCCGCC
The DNA window shown above is from Streptomyces vietnamensis and carries:
- a CDS encoding complex I subunit 1/NuoH family protein produces the protein MNDALDVAVRLLIVFAVFLVLPLVIGQTEHKVMAHMQGRLGPMYAGGFHGWAQLVADGVKFAQKEDVVPKDADRRIFQLAPAVALLPYLFVLVAIPIGPSEGAVGQVVDAGIFFVLAVMGVGILGSLMAGWASANKFSLLGALRTAAQLLAYELPMLLTAASVAMAAGTVSLPGILNAFEWWWLPWQIIGALVFFTAGLAELQRPPFDMPVADSEIIFGAYTEYTGLRFALFLLAEYAGIVVLCGLTTVLFLGGWHGPFGADGLGWVWTLLKTAVLAFVVIWLRVSYPRLREDQLQKLAWTTLVPLALAQIALTGIVKVAIQ
- a CDS encoding NADH-quinone oxidoreductase subunit J family protein, producing the protein MTLAAQAHGFLSPTGVEIAFLLVGLVTLGAALVTVTTRQLVHAALWLVVALGGLAVEYLLLTAEFIAWVQVLIYVGSVVVLLLFGLMLTKAPIGRSPDADSGNRPVALAVALAAAAALVWVVVDAFRTTWIDLDGPAQGSTGVTGEILFQHWVLPFEALSVLLLAALVGAIVLSRKNKEGER
- the nuoK gene encoding NADH-quinone oxidoreductase subunit NuoK, with translation MHLAYPAVLAALLFAVGLYGVLARRNAILVLMSVELMLNAVNLNLVAFDVWLRDALHAGQALTLFTIAVAAAEIGIGLAIVLMVHRNRGTSDVDRLRDTKEQPSAEEQPSAEEKAEAAA
- a CDS encoding NuoI/complex I 23 kDa subunit family protein; the protein is MAPIPGSGLAKGLAVTLRTMTKKTVTAQYPDVQPELPPRTRGVIGLFEENCTVCMLCARECPDWCIYIDSHKETVPPAAPGGRERSRNVLDRFAIDFSLCMYCGICIEVCPFDALFWSPEFEYAETDIHELTHERDKLREWMWTVPEPPALDPHAEEPKEIAAARKAAEKAAAQAAAEAEAAAAAEAAAQAEAATQAQAQAQAEAEAEADAQAQEDQQ